In the Arthrobacter zhaoxinii genome, one interval contains:
- the gabT gene encoding 4-aminobutyrate--2-oxoglutarate transaminase, giving the protein MSTPVITPSYRLEQRRRITGTFPGPKSAALAARRAAVVPKGVASSVPVYAADADGGIIMDVDGNAFTDLGSGIAVTSVGASDPAVVAAVQEQVEHFTHTCFMVTPYEGYVAVAERLAEVTPGDFEKRTVLFNSGAEAVENAVKIARSATGRDAVVAFDHAYHGRTNLTMGLTAKAMPYKTGFGPFASEIYRMPMSYPFREENPGLTGAEAADRAILAIEKQIGADQLAALLIEPIQGEGGFIVPAEGFLPRLAEWARANGVVFIADEVQSGFCRTGEWFAVQHEGVVPDLITMAKGIAGGMPLSAVTGRAELLDAVHPGGLGGTYGGNPVACAAALAAMDTMVSQDLAGRARHIEELVLPRLQALAVESGVVGDVRGRGAMLAMEFVRPGTKAPDAEAAKAVAAACLQEGVIVLTCGTYGNVIRLLPPLTIGDDLLLDALDVLETAVRGRL; this is encoded by the coding sequence ATGAGTACACCCGTTATTACCCCCAGCTACCGCCTTGAACAGCGACGCCGGATTACCGGCACCTTCCCGGGCCCGAAATCCGCTGCACTGGCGGCACGCCGTGCTGCCGTGGTGCCCAAGGGGGTTGCCTCCAGCGTTCCCGTATACGCGGCTGACGCGGACGGCGGGATCATTATGGACGTGGACGGCAACGCCTTCACCGACCTCGGTTCGGGCATTGCCGTGACCAGCGTGGGCGCTTCCGACCCCGCCGTCGTCGCTGCCGTGCAGGAACAGGTGGAGCACTTCACCCACACGTGCTTCATGGTGACTCCCTACGAGGGGTACGTGGCCGTTGCCGAACGTCTCGCTGAGGTCACTCCGGGGGACTTCGAGAAGCGGACAGTGCTGTTCAACTCCGGCGCGGAAGCGGTGGAGAACGCCGTGAAGATTGCCCGTTCGGCAACGGGACGCGACGCCGTCGTCGCTTTCGACCACGCCTACCACGGCCGCACCAACCTCACCATGGGACTGACTGCGAAGGCGATGCCCTACAAGACCGGCTTCGGTCCGTTCGCTTCGGAGATCTACCGGATGCCCATGAGTTATCCGTTCCGCGAGGAGAACCCGGGCCTCACCGGTGCAGAGGCCGCAGACCGTGCCATCCTGGCCATCGAGAAGCAGATCGGCGCGGACCAGCTTGCGGCGCTTCTGATTGAACCGATCCAGGGTGAGGGCGGGTTCATTGTCCCTGCCGAAGGCTTCCTGCCGCGGCTTGCCGAGTGGGCACGTGCCAACGGCGTGGTCTTCATTGCCGACGAGGTGCAGTCCGGTTTCTGCCGCACCGGCGAATGGTTCGCGGTGCAGCACGAAGGAGTGGTTCCGGACCTGATCACCATGGCCAAGGGCATTGCCGGAGGTATGCCGCTCTCCGCCGTTACCGGGCGTGCGGAGCTGCTCGACGCTGTCCATCCGGGAGGTCTGGGCGGCACGTACGGCGGCAACCCGGTGGCCTGTGCAGCTGCCCTGGCGGCAATGGACACCATGGTCAGCCAGGACCTGGCCGGTCGGGCACGACACATCGAGGAGCTTGTGCTGCCCCGGCTGCAGGCACTTGCGGTGGAAAGCGGCGTCGTCGGCGATGTCCGCGGACGCGGTGCCATGCTCGCCATGGAATTCGTCCGGCCGGGTACCAAGGCGCCCGACGCCGAGGCGGCGAAGGCTGTCGCGGCAGCCTGCCTGCAGGAGGGCGTCATTGTGCTGACCTGCGGCACTTACGGAAATGTGATCCGGCTGCTGCCGCCGCTGACCATCGGTGACGACCTGCTGCTGGACGCACTGGACGTGCTGGAAACTGCTGTCCGCGGGCGCCTCTGA
- a CDS encoding HNH endonuclease signature motif containing protein, with amino-acid sequence MEFASAVEEISRIADYLKLTAAAAVDRQRPARTFSTADGLRDSEAGQDPGTASPSSTANPSSPMPGGRWREFRSTADFLRSRLRISRGDARRRLALAASVLPRQALTGETLQPVYPLLAGACAEAALAASDLDVIAHALEEALPRLEPEAFRAMEKQLADIGSHQDHDFLVRTAKHWIALLDQDQPPSEEELSRFQGIFPGRRRNGLNHLHIYCTDEQHEALTTLTNSAANPHQTVPAGNPPVSSGPHTSPTAVDATAAPGSGLPDRLPRPTRPQMLLEGLLAAVRAALSSGGLPAAGGLRPQVMVTISHQALLAGLAHGPDSDVAGRNRKPSGPGNPKNRDDATDPDHQHLHTADPGSTPHREPSGGRSTRERPVPGRAAFTGPIGVRDVRKLACDADLIPVVLGTQGQVLDLGRAARLFPPHLRKALQARDRGCTFPGCTIPGPWTEAHHATFWERGGGTDLGNGMLLCSFHHHLIHQEKWRAYMRAGVPWFVPPPYVDPDRRPLRNAYFHPEFLTS; translated from the coding sequence GTGGAGTTCGCCTCTGCGGTCGAGGAAATCTCCCGCATCGCCGACTACCTGAAGTTAACCGCCGCTGCTGCCGTTGACCGACAGCGTCCTGCCCGGACGTTCAGTACCGCAGACGGGTTGCGGGATTCCGAAGCGGGGCAGGACCCCGGCACAGCATCCCCTTCCTCCACAGCCAACCCTTCCTCGCCGATGCCCGGCGGGCGATGGCGCGAGTTTAGGAGCACAGCGGATTTTCTTCGTTCCCGGCTGCGCATCTCACGGGGAGACGCTCGTCGCCGGCTGGCTCTGGCCGCGTCTGTCCTTCCCCGGCAGGCACTGACGGGTGAAACACTGCAGCCGGTGTATCCGCTGCTTGCCGGCGCATGCGCCGAGGCTGCCCTGGCGGCCTCGGACCTGGACGTCATTGCCCACGCCCTGGAGGAAGCGCTGCCCCGGCTGGAACCGGAAGCGTTCAGGGCCATGGAGAAGCAGCTCGCGGATATTGGCTCTCATCAAGACCACGACTTCCTCGTCCGCACGGCAAAACACTGGATTGCCCTTCTGGACCAGGACCAGCCGCCCAGCGAGGAAGAGCTCAGCCGTTTCCAGGGAATCTTCCCGGGCCGGCGGCGGAACGGATTGAACCATCTGCACATTTACTGCACCGACGAGCAGCACGAAGCATTAACCACGCTGACCAATAGTGCCGCTAATCCGCACCAGACGGTGCCTGCGGGGAACCCACCCGTATCCAGCGGGCCGCATACGAGTCCAACGGCGGTGGACGCAACCGCCGCTCCCGGGTCCGGCCTTCCGGATCGGCTGCCTCGGCCGACCCGCCCGCAAATGCTGCTGGAGGGGTTGCTCGCGGCCGTCCGCGCGGCTCTTTCATCCGGCGGTCTGCCAGCTGCCGGAGGTCTGCGGCCGCAGGTTATGGTCACCATCAGCCATCAGGCCCTCCTGGCCGGATTAGCGCATGGACCCGACAGCGATGTCGCAGGCAGGAACAGGAAGCCATCGGGACCGGGAAATCCGAAGAATCGGGACGACGCTACCGACCCGGATCATCAGCACCTTCACACCGCCGATCCTGGCAGCACCCCCCACCGTGAACCTTCCGGGGGCCGGAGTACCCGGGAGCGTCCCGTACCCGGCCGCGCCGCCTTCACCGGACCTATCGGGGTAAGAGACGTTCGGAAACTGGCCTGCGATGCAGATCTGATTCCTGTCGTCCTGGGGACCCAGGGGCAGGTCCTGGATCTGGGACGAGCGGCACGACTTTTTCCACCGCACCTGCGCAAGGCACTGCAGGCCAGGGACCGCGGCTGCACTTTTCCGGGCTGCACTATCCCGGGGCCGTGGACGGAAGCTCATCACGCCACGTTCTGGGAGCGCGGAGGAGGCACGGACCTCGGGAATGGAATGCTGCTGTGCTCGTTCCACCACCACCTGATCCACCAGGAGAAATGGCGGGCTTACATGCGGGCAGGAGTTCCATGGTTCGTGCCGCCGCCCTACGTTGATCCGGACCGCCGACCGCTGCGGAACGCCTACTTCCATCCGGAATTCCTCACATCATGA
- a CDS encoding CAP domain-containing protein — MRVRKPVSALAVALITVVSALVALPTASAATSEAQTAGRMFSLINNYRAESGLAPLAWNPQIGSVAQEWTAGSAVGAESAGAYTYGHNPTLPAGYPAGSQGWSENIVWNYDVDQAFYWWVNSGPHNMNMLNPSFTDVGIGAVRLTAGPNEGAYLITADFGRYPGSGGGQPVAPAPQPVVDDAAEKAKQEAAAREESERVAAEKAAAEKAAADNAAAEKAAAEKAEADRAAAEKAEADRAAAEKAEADRAAAEKAAAEKDAADKAGADTGAAEKAAAEKAEADKAAETAAAAKAEADRAAAEKAAAETVAAEKAAAETAAAAKAQADRAAAEKAAAEEAAAEKNQPIVEPAAPAETDAPVEVPAPVVDETVSEPAPAQLPTANVDEKAGEDAADAKPATDAAPVKAAPKAPAAIDQWNEANLTEANRGGFVATPRGSLLTLSGLEPNAAYRVVLHSNAIDLGTMTADSAGNLAVDVPADLPAGDHRVALTLGAEFVGWQSFSVEESVTVLGAAAGTETGLEADAPTAEVSAAMPAGVAGGELAATGLASWQLLTAVLGSLLVVAGTAAVVMAQRRTRQA, encoded by the coding sequence GTGCGTGTAAGAAAACCTGTAAGCGCCTTGGCGGTTGCCCTGATTACCGTGGTGAGTGCCCTCGTGGCGCTTCCTACCGCGTCGGCAGCCACATCGGAGGCTCAGACTGCGGGCCGGATGTTCAGCCTGATTAACAACTACCGTGCGGAGTCAGGACTCGCACCGCTGGCTTGGAACCCGCAGATCGGTTCCGTTGCCCAGGAGTGGACCGCTGGTTCCGCCGTTGGTGCTGAAAGCGCCGGCGCCTACACCTACGGGCACAACCCGACCCTGCCGGCCGGATATCCCGCCGGTTCACAGGGCTGGTCGGAGAACATTGTCTGGAACTACGACGTCGACCAGGCGTTTTACTGGTGGGTAAACTCCGGACCGCACAACATGAACATGCTCAACCCGTCCTTCACGGACGTGGGTATAGGGGCGGTGCGCCTGACAGCGGGCCCTAACGAAGGTGCCTATCTGATCACTGCAGACTTCGGGAGGTATCCGGGCAGCGGTGGCGGACAGCCGGTTGCGCCCGCTCCGCAGCCAGTGGTGGATGACGCGGCAGAGAAGGCCAAGCAGGAAGCCGCCGCACGGGAGGAGTCCGAGCGGGTCGCCGCCGAGAAGGCTGCTGCTGAGAAGGCCGCAGCCGACAACGCTGCTGCTGAGAAGGCCGCCGCTGAGAAGGCAGAGGCTGACAGGGCTGCCGCCGAGAAGGCAGAGGCTGACAGGGCTGCTGCCGAGAAGGCAGAAGCTGACAGGGCCGCCGCTGAGAAAGCCGCAGCTGAGAAGGATGCCGCGGACAAGGCGGGAGCTGACACTGGCGCTGCCGAGAAGGCTGCCGCTGAGAAGGCCGAGGCCGACAAGGCTGCTGAGACTGCCGCCGCCGCGAAGGCAGAGGCTGACAGGGCTGCCGCCGAGAAGGCTGCTGCCGAGACTGTTGCCGCCGAGAAGGCCGCTGCTGAGACTGCCGCCGCCGCGAAGGCACAGGCTGATAGGGCCGCAGCCGAGAAGGCCGCCGCTGAGGAGGCTGCAGCGGAAAAGAATCAGCCGATTGTTGAACCGGCTGCCCCCGCTGAGACAGACGCACCGGTAGAAGTGCCAGCCCCCGTGGTCGACGAAACCGTGTCAGAACCGGCGCCCGCACAGCTGCCGACAGCGAACGTCGATGAGAAAGCCGGAGAAGATGCTGCTGACGCAAAGCCGGCCACCGATGCCGCACCTGTAAAGGCCGCACCCAAGGCCCCGGCCGCGATTGATCAGTGGAACGAGGCGAACCTCACCGAGGCCAACCGCGGCGGTTTCGTAGCCACTCCCCGTGGAAGCCTCTTGACCCTGAGCGGCCTGGAACCGAATGCGGCCTACCGCGTGGTGCTGCATTCGAACGCCATCGATCTCGGAACCATGACTGCCGATTCCGCGGGAAATCTTGCTGTTGATGTTCCTGCAGATCTGCCTGCGGGCGACCATCGGGTTGCGTTGACGCTCGGCGCCGAGTTTGTCGGCTGGCAGTCCTTCTCCGTTGAAGAGTCCGTGACGGTCCTGGGAGCTGCTGCAGGCACGGAGACGGGTCTGGAAGCCGATGCCCCGACTGCTGAGGTTTCTGCCGCCATGCCCGCCGGCGTTGCTGGGGGAGAGCTGGCCGCGACCGGCCTGGCTTCCTGGCAGCTGCTGACGGCCGTGCTCGGAAGTCTTCTGGTGGTCGCCGGTACCGCCGCCGTCGTTATGGCCCAGCGCCGCACGCGCCAGGCATAG
- a CDS encoding helix-turn-helix domain-containing protein, with protein sequence MRIAAQNQSVALNGPSGVLPRIPAEALRRNAVRAHEALSSGSGWLERLRPSVRESWVRSLQHHPDPDVPRPELVFDDDALARYRATHPLSAVMPVIRRLLVGPGEDSGLLVAVGDELGRLLWVDGDAVLRRRAEDMLFVPGADWSERTVGTSAPGTALATGSDVQIAGPEHFSRLVHSWSCTAVPVHDPDTGSVLGVVDVTGGPEAVAPHTLALVRAAVAAAEAGLQVQRLQADRDAPQKGSLAGFGAPPRRRAGRPASPPASDTERLELLGRERAVLHTRGGSVELSSRHGELLAVLALHPGGLTAEELAALAYPDGGQAGTVRAEMLRLRNLMETVAAGTPAEPLVPRSRPYRLARPLVVDAAQVLRFLEQGAHRLALGMYRGQVLPRSEAPALIRLRGDVSAVLRKAMLSDAGPDALLQYLHLPEAEHDAEAWQRALRVLPPRSPRRAAVAAALERIERDLA encoded by the coding sequence GTGCGCATTGCGGCGCAGAATCAAAGTGTTGCCCTGAACGGGCCGTCCGGCGTCCTGCCGCGGATACCTGCGGAAGCCTTACGCCGGAACGCGGTGCGGGCGCATGAGGCGCTCTCCTCCGGCAGCGGATGGCTGGAACGGCTGCGGCCGTCCGTCCGGGAGTCCTGGGTGCGGTCGCTTCAGCACCACCCGGACCCGGACGTCCCGCGTCCGGAATTGGTGTTCGACGACGACGCCCTGGCCCGCTATCGGGCGACCCATCCGCTCTCTGCCGTGATGCCGGTCATCCGCCGCCTGCTGGTGGGGCCGGGAGAGGACTCCGGGCTGCTGGTGGCCGTGGGGGATGAGCTGGGCCGGCTGCTGTGGGTGGACGGCGACGCGGTGCTGCGCCGGCGTGCCGAAGACATGCTGTTTGTTCCCGGCGCGGACTGGTCCGAACGCACGGTAGGCACCAGTGCCCCCGGAACCGCCCTCGCTACCGGCTCCGACGTACAGATTGCCGGGCCGGAACACTTCAGCCGGCTCGTCCACTCCTGGAGCTGCACCGCCGTCCCCGTGCATGACCCCGACACCGGCTCCGTGCTCGGCGTTGTGGACGTAACCGGAGGTCCCGAAGCCGTCGCCCCGCATACCCTGGCCCTGGTCCGGGCAGCCGTCGCCGCCGCGGAAGCCGGGCTCCAGGTCCAGCGACTGCAGGCAGACCGAGACGCCCCGCAGAAGGGATCCCTCGCCGGCTTCGGAGCGCCGCCGCGCCGTCGTGCAGGCCGCCCGGCGTCACCGCCCGCCAGCGACACGGAACGCCTGGAGCTGCTGGGCCGGGAGCGTGCGGTGCTGCATACCCGGGGCGGGTCCGTGGAGCTCAGCTCCCGGCACGGGGAGCTGCTGGCCGTGCTGGCCCTGCACCCCGGCGGCCTTACCGCCGAGGAGCTGGCCGCACTCGCGTACCCGGACGGCGGACAGGCGGGCACGGTGCGGGCGGAGATGCTGCGGCTGCGCAACCTGATGGAAACCGTCGCCGCCGGGACACCGGCCGAACCGCTGGTCCCGCGCTCCCGCCCCTACCGCCTGGCCAGGCCGCTGGTGGTGGACGCCGCGCAGGTCCTGCGGTTCCTGGAACAGGGGGCGCACCGGCTGGCGCTGGGGATGTACCGGGGACAGGTGCTGCCGCGCTCCGAAGCCCCTGCCCTCATCCGGCTGCGCGGCGATGTCTCGGCCGTCCTGCGGAAGGCGATGCTCTCCGACGCCGGGCCGGACGCCCTGCTGCAGTACCTGCACCTGCCGGAAGCGGAGCACGACGCCGAGGCCTGGCAGCGTGCCCTGCGGGTGCTTCCGCCGCGCTCGCCCCGCCGGGCCGCCGTCGCCGCCGCCCTGGAGCGCATCGAACGGGACTTGGCCTGA
- the rarD gene encoding EamA family transporter RarD, with amino-acid sequence MPAVRNAAADAGVVPSSGSSASSGALSSPDPASGDLTSTGKPGTAGAPAAGTPAAGRENLPGILFGVGAYGLWGLLPLYFMVLKPAGAVEIVANRVVWSLVFCAILLTVMRAWKPMLAARRNPRTVGTLAGAALLIAVNWLTYSWAVLNEHAVEAALGYFINPLVSVLLGVLVLKEKLRPLQWAAMAVGFIAVLVLALAYGTVPWVALALAFSFGFYGLVKKGIGSRVDAVSSLTIETAVLTPIAAGVMIWLSMTGAATLTSNGAGHFWLLVASGVITAVPLIFFGAAARRLPLSTVGLLQYLAPTLQFILALTVFKEAMPPERWAGFGLVWLALVMLTIDMIGGPRRNRRLRAAAAV; translated from the coding sequence GTGCCCGCCGTCCGTAACGCTGCAGCCGATGCCGGCGTCGTTCCGTCCTCCGGTAGTTCCGCGTCGTCGGGTGCGTTGTCGTCGCCTGATCCGGCGTCGGGAGACCTGACGTCGACCGGGAAGCCGGGGACGGCCGGAGCGCCGGCGGCAGGAACGCCGGCGGCAGGCCGCGAAAACCTGCCCGGCATTCTCTTCGGAGTCGGCGCGTACGGGCTCTGGGGCCTGCTGCCGCTCTACTTCATGGTTCTCAAGCCGGCGGGAGCGGTGGAAATCGTAGCCAACCGCGTCGTCTGGTCCCTGGTCTTCTGCGCCATCCTGCTCACCGTCATGCGGGCATGGAAGCCGATGCTCGCTGCCCGACGAAATCCGCGGACAGTGGGAACACTTGCCGGCGCCGCCCTGCTGATCGCGGTGAACTGGCTGACATATTCATGGGCGGTGCTGAACGAACACGCAGTGGAAGCAGCACTGGGCTACTTCATCAACCCGCTCGTGTCGGTTCTGCTTGGCGTACTGGTGCTCAAGGAAAAGCTGCGTCCGCTGCAGTGGGCAGCCATGGCAGTGGGGTTCATTGCCGTGCTGGTGCTGGCACTGGCGTACGGAACCGTGCCGTGGGTGGCCCTGGCCCTGGCCTTCAGCTTCGGGTTTTACGGACTGGTCAAGAAGGGCATCGGCTCCCGCGTTGACGCGGTCTCCAGCCTGACCATTGAAACGGCGGTCCTCACACCGATCGCCGCGGGCGTCATGATCTGGCTGTCCATGACCGGTGCCGCAACCCTGACCTCCAACGGTGCGGGGCACTTCTGGCTTCTGGTCGCCTCCGGCGTCATTACCGCCGTGCCGCTGATCTTCTTCGGCGCTGCTGCGCGCCGCCTGCCCCTGTCCACGGTGGGACTGCTGCAGTACCTGGCGCCCACCCTGCAGTTCATCCTGGCCCTGACTGTCTTCAAGGAAGCCATGCCGCCTGAGCGTTGGGCAGGCTTCGGTCTGGTCTGGCTCGCGCTGGTGATGCTGACCATCGACATGATCGGCGGTCCGCGGCGCAACCGCAGGCTGCGTGCTGCCGCTGCCGTCTAG
- a CDS encoding FAD-dependent oxidoreductase, with protein sequence MTNPAADSAQRPLRVAIIGAGPAGVYAADILTKADRDFEVSIDLFDQYPAPYGLIRYGVAPDHPRIKGIVNALHKVLDRGDIRFLGNVNYGGDLTLADFRHFYDAIIFATGAIKDAPLNVPGVDLEGSFGGAEFVSWYDGHPDVPREWPLDAKEVAVIGNGNVALDVARILSKHADDLLTTEIPTNVYEGLKKSPVTDVHIFGRRGPAQVKFTPLELRELSHSRDVDIVLYPEDFEFDEGSDEQIRTNNQTKTMVNTLTNWLVEEQDTGASRRLHLHFLHSPVEIYDDPSNPGKVAGMKFERTELDGTGNVRGTGEIVDYPVQAVYRAIGYFGSELPEVGYDAQRGVIPNEGGRVINEDGAPVPGIYTTGWIKRGPVGLIGHTKGDALETIGFLLEDRLNLPAATHPDPSSIIDLLEERGVKYTTWEGWLKLDAYERSLGASYIHPDPLTGELVRERVKVVDREEMTRISRGE encoded by the coding sequence GTGACAAACCCTGCCGCGGACAGCGCCCAGCGTCCTTTGAGGGTCGCCATTATCGGCGCAGGCCCCGCCGGTGTTTACGCCGCCGACATCCTTACCAAAGCCGACCGGGACTTCGAGGTCAGCATTGACCTCTTCGACCAGTACCCCGCGCCCTACGGCCTCATCCGCTACGGAGTCGCTCCGGACCACCCGCGCATCAAGGGGATCGTCAACGCCCTGCACAAGGTCCTGGACCGTGGTGACATCCGGTTCCTCGGCAACGTCAACTACGGCGGCGACCTGACGCTGGCGGATTTCCGCCACTTCTATGACGCCATCATCTTCGCGACCGGAGCCATCAAGGACGCCCCGCTGAACGTGCCCGGCGTCGACCTCGAGGGTTCCTTCGGCGGTGCGGAATTTGTGTCCTGGTATGACGGCCACCCCGACGTTCCGCGGGAATGGCCGCTGGACGCCAAGGAGGTGGCAGTGATCGGCAACGGCAACGTGGCCCTCGACGTCGCCCGCATCCTCTCCAAGCACGCCGACGACCTGCTCACGACGGAAATTCCGACGAACGTCTACGAGGGCCTGAAGAAGTCCCCGGTCACCGACGTGCATATCTTCGGCCGGCGCGGACCGGCGCAGGTGAAGTTCACGCCGCTGGAACTGCGTGAACTCTCGCATTCGCGTGACGTCGATATTGTCCTGTACCCCGAGGACTTCGAATTCGACGAGGGCTCCGACGAGCAGATCCGCACCAACAACCAGACCAAGACCATGGTCAACACCCTCACCAACTGGCTCGTGGAGGAGCAGGACACCGGGGCTTCCCGCCGGCTGCACCTGCACTTCCTGCACAGCCCGGTGGAGATCTACGACGATCCCTCCAACCCCGGCAAGGTCGCCGGTATGAAGTTCGAGCGGACCGAGCTGGACGGCACCGGAAATGTGCGCGGCACCGGGGAGATTGTGGATTACCCGGTCCAGGCCGTCTACCGGGCCATCGGCTACTTCGGTTCCGAGCTGCCCGAAGTGGGTTACGACGCGCAGCGCGGCGTGATTCCCAACGAGGGCGGCCGCGTCATCAACGAAGACGGCGCTCCGGTGCCGGGCATCTACACCACGGGCTGGATCAAGCGCGGCCCCGTCGGGCTGATCGGGCACACCAAGGGCGATGCGCTGGAAACCATTGGATTCCTGCTGGAGGACCGGCTGAACCTGCCGGCCGCCACGCACCCGGACCCGTCGTCGATCATCGACCTGCTCGAGGAGCGCGGCGTCAAGTACACGACGTGGGAGGGCTGGCTGAAACTGGATGCCTACGAGCGCAGCCTCGGCGCGTCCTACATCCACCCCGACCCGCTGACCGGAGAACTCGTCCGCGAGCGCGTCAAGGTGGTTGACCGCGAGGAAATGACCCGCATTTCCCGCGGCGAGTAA
- a CDS encoding gamma-aminobutyraldehyde dehydrogenase, with translation MAETLQNFINGAFVPSRGIDVLDVVNPTNGEVVAVSPVSVQADVDAAMDAAAAAFRTWKRTTPSDRQRMLLRLADALESNSDELVEAQHRNTGQVRSLIAAEEVAVGADQLRFFAGAARLLEGKSAGEYMEGFTSFIRREPIGVVAQVAPWNYPLLMAVWKIGPALAAGNTVVLKPSDTTPESTLVLARLAADIFPAGVLNVVLGTGETGALMVEHPVPGLVSITGSVRAGVAVASGAAKTLKRAHLELGGKAPAVVFADADLDRTATAIAEFAFFNAGQDCTAITRVLVEDSVHDALVDKLVAAAKELRTGSDNDEENYFGPLNNINHFNSVNAVIEALPAHCRVETGGRRAGSKGFFFEPTVITGARQDDDVVQKETFGPVITVQKFDTEEQAVDMANDVEYALASSVWTTNHGRAMRLSRDLDFGAVWINTHIMLTAEMPHGGFKSSGYGKDLSMYGVEDYTRIKHVMSALDA, from the coding sequence ATGGCTGAGACATTGCAGAACTTCATCAACGGGGCTTTTGTCCCCTCCCGCGGAATCGACGTACTGGATGTCGTGAATCCGACCAACGGCGAAGTGGTTGCCGTGTCGCCGGTCTCCGTGCAGGCCGACGTCGACGCAGCGATGGACGCAGCCGCCGCTGCGTTCCGCACCTGGAAGCGCACTACTCCCAGCGACCGCCAGCGCATGCTGCTTCGCCTGGCCGATGCCCTGGAATCCAATTCCGACGAACTGGTGGAAGCGCAGCACCGGAATACCGGACAGGTGCGCTCGCTGATTGCTGCAGAGGAAGTAGCCGTTGGCGCGGACCAGCTTCGCTTTTTTGCCGGTGCAGCCAGGCTTCTGGAGGGCAAGTCTGCCGGGGAGTACATGGAGGGGTTCACGTCCTTCATCCGCCGCGAGCCGATCGGCGTCGTTGCCCAGGTGGCCCCGTGGAACTATCCGCTGCTGATGGCGGTATGGAAGATCGGTCCTGCCCTGGCCGCCGGAAACACGGTGGTCCTCAAGCCGTCCGACACCACCCCCGAATCCACTTTGGTCCTTGCCCGCCTGGCGGCAGACATCTTCCCTGCCGGCGTGCTCAACGTGGTCCTTGGCACCGGTGAGACCGGTGCGCTGATGGTGGAGCACCCCGTGCCCGGCCTGGTCTCCATCACCGGCTCCGTGCGGGCCGGCGTCGCCGTGGCCTCCGGCGCCGCAAAGACCCTCAAGCGGGCCCACTTGGAACTGGGCGGCAAAGCGCCTGCAGTTGTTTTCGCGGATGCCGACCTGGACCGGACTGCCACAGCCATTGCCGAGTTCGCGTTCTTCAACGCCGGTCAGGACTGCACTGCCATCACACGTGTGCTGGTGGAGGATTCCGTGCACGACGCCCTCGTGGACAAGCTGGTGGCTGCGGCGAAGGAACTTCGGACCGGCAGCGACAACGACGAAGAAAACTACTTCGGACCGCTGAACAACATCAACCACTTCAACTCGGTGAATGCCGTGATCGAAGCACTGCCCGCGCATTGCCGCGTGGAGACCGGCGGGCGGAGGGCCGGGTCGAAGGGATTCTTCTTCGAACCCACCGTCATTACCGGAGCGCGCCAGGATGACGACGTGGTGCAGAAGGAAACCTTCGGTCCCGTCATCACCGTGCAGAAATTCGATACCGAAGAGCAGGCCGTGGACATGGCCAACGACGTCGAATACGCCCTGGCCTCCAGTGTCTGGACCACGAACCACGGCCGCGCGATGCGCCTGTCCCGGGATCTGGATTTCGGCGCGGTCTGGATCAACACCCACATCATGCTCACGGCCGAAATGCCGCACGGCGGCTTCAAGAGCTCCGGCTACGGCAAGGACCTCTCCATGTACGGCGTGGAGGACTACACCCGCATCAAGCATGTGATGAGCGCACTGGACGCCTAG